A window of Gammaproteobacteria bacterium genomic DNA:
CCCCCGCTCATGGCGTATCCCCCGCAGGCCGGCTAACGGACACGGTGGATCTCTTGCCCCAGCATCTCCGGCGTGACAAGGACCACCCCGCCCTCGGTCACGTAGTAACGCTCCGCGTCCTTCTCGGGGTCCTCCCCGATGACCGTGCCTGGGGGGACGATGCAGGCGCGGTCGAGAACCGCCCGCCGGATCCGACAGTGGCGCCCGATCTCGACATCGGGCAGGACGACCGTATCCTCGATTCGCGAGTACGAGTGCACCAGCACGTTCGAGAACAGCAACGACCGCCGCAAGTAGGCACCCGATATGATGCAGCCCCCGGAGACCATCGAGTCCACCGCCATCCCCCGGCGATCCTCGTCGTCGAACACGAACTTCGCCGGCGGCAGCTGAGCCTGATGGGTCCAGATGGGCCAATCCTTGTCGTAGAGGTTGAGCTCGGGGCTGACGCTGACGAGCACCATGTTCGCCTCCCAGAAGGCGTCTACGGTTCCCACGTCGCGCCAGTATCCCTGTCGCCCCGTCTGGACGTCACGGAAGGGGTAGGTCATCACCCGGTACTCCTTCAGCACCGAGGGGATGATGTCCTTGCCGAAGTCGTGGCTCGAGGAGCGCCGGTCCGCGTCCTGGATCAACTGATCGAAGAGGAAGGCGCGGTTGAAGACGTAGATCCCCATGGATGCGAGGGCCACGTCCGGCTTGCCAGGAACCGGTGTGGGGTGGGCGGGCTTCTCCTGGAA
This region includes:
- the glgC gene encoding glucose-1-phosphate adenylyltransferase translates to MPSTDSIRFVSRLTRDTLALILAGGRGSRLKHLTLWRAKPATPFGGKFRIIDFPLSNCMNSGIRRVCVLTQYKAHSLLLHVQHGWGFLRGEFGEFVELLPAQQRVQETAWYQGTADAVYQNLDIIRDHNPKYVLVLAGDHIYKMDYGPMVAYHVESGADMTVGCIEVPVEQAREFGVMTSDAEGRVVEFQEKPAHPTPVPGKPDVALASMGIYVFNRAFLFDQLIQDADRRSSSHDFGKDIIPSVLKEYRVMTYPFRDVQTGRQGYWRDVGTVDAFWEANMVLVSVSPELNLYDKDWPIWTHQAQLPPAKFVFDDEDRRGMAVDSMVSGGCIISGAYLRRSLLFSNVLVHSYSRIEDTVVLPDVEIGRHCRIRRAVLDRACIVPPGTVIGEDPEKDAERYYVTEGGVVLVTPEMLGQEIHRVR